A genomic stretch from Chiloscyllium punctatum isolate Juve2018m chromosome 40, sChiPun1.3, whole genome shotgun sequence includes:
- the LOC140464737 gene encoding G-protein coupled receptor family C group 5 member B-like isoform X2: MRSPYQGFSLGIMRPFPAASLVLLLVISSGSSQNTSNPVPHRGCGLQLLPHYVNLCSLDVIWGIVVEAVAGAGVLTAFLLMLILLVKLPFIKDKEKKSPLGIQFLFLFGTLGLFGLSFAFIIPEDGRTCPTRRFLWGVLFALCFSCLLAQAWRLRQLVSHGQGPSGWLLAGIAVCLMLVQVIIAVEWLILTIVRDRQAACQYQQMDFVMASIYVMFLMAVTLLLSSFSLCGKYKKWKKNGACVLVTISLSILIWAAWIVMYLYGNKELKKQPLWDDPSLSIALVSNGWVFLLFHAIPELHCSIVPSKQAPPDYFDAVQPRIRETNFEEELQLPRSYMENKAFSLDESGAAFKSGFRNGSLGHRPNIQLRSNVYQPTEMAVVLNGGNIPSAPPSYAGRHLW; the protein is encoded by the exons ATGAGATCCCCATATCAAGG CTTCTCTTTGGGCATCATGAGACCGTTTCCAGCTGCATCCTTGGTCCTTCTCTTGGTGATTAGTTCCGGCTCCTCTCAGAACACCAGCAACCCGGTTCCACACCGAGGCTGTGGGTTACAGCTCCTGCCTCACTACGTGAACCTGTGCAGCCTGGATGTAATCTGGGGTATTGTTGTGGAGGCAGTGGCCGGCGCTGGAGTGCTTACTGCATTCCTCCTGATGCTGATTCTGTTGGTGAAGCTGCCGTTCATTAAAGACAAGGAGAAGAAGAGTCCTCTGGGAatccagttcctgttcctgtttggCACACTCGGCCTGTTTGGACTATCATTTGCATTTATTATCCCGGAGGATGGGAGAACGTGCCCCACCAGGAGGTTTTTGTGGGGAGTTCTGTTCGCCCTGTGCTTTTCCTGTCTCTTGGCTCAGGCCTGGAGGTTGCGCCAGTTGGTTTCCCATGGCCAAGGGCCATCAGGTTGGCTGTTGGCTGGGATCGCGGTCTGCCTGATGTTGGTGCAGGTGATCATTGCAGTGGAGTGGCTGATCCTGACTATTGTCCGGGACCGTCAGGCTGCCTGTCAATATCAGCAGATGGACTTTGTCATGGCATCGATTTACGTGATGTTCCTGATGGCTGTAACTCTCTTACTCTCCTCCTTTAGCTTGTGTGGAAAGTACAAGAAATGGAAAAAGAATGGAGCCTGTGTGCTGGTCACCATCAGCTTGTCCATCCTGATCTGGGCAGCGTGGATTGTCATGTATCTGTACGGCAACAAGGAGCTGAAGAAGCAGCCCCTGTGGGATGACCCGTCCCTCTCCATCGCGCTGGTTTCTAATGGCTGGGTATTTCTCCTGTTTCACGCTATCCCCGAGCTCCATTGCTCCATTGTCCCAAGCAAACAAGCCCCTCCTGACTACTTTGATGCCGTTCAGCCAAGAATCCGGGAGACTAACTTCGAAGAAGAATTGCAACTTCCACGCAGTTACATGGAAAATAAAGCCTTCTCTTTGGATGAGTCTGGGGCAG CTTTTAAATCAGGATTTCGCAATGGCAGTCTGGGTCATAGACCCAATATTCAACTTCGCAGTAATGTCTATCAACCCACTGAAATGGCAGTTGTTCTTAATGGTGGAAac ATACCATCAGCTCCTCCAAGCTATGCAGGAAGACACCTTTGGTGA
- the LOC140464737 gene encoding G-protein coupled receptor family C group 5 member B-like isoform X3, which yields MRPFPAASLVLLLVISSGSSQNTSNPVPHRGCGLQLLPHYVNLCSLDVIWGIVVEAVAGAGVLTAFLLMLILLVKLPFIKDKEKKSPLGIQFLFLFGTLGLFGLSFAFIIPEDGRTCPTRRFLWGVLFALCFSCLLAQAWRLRQLVSHGQGPSGWLLAGIAVCLMLVQVIIAVEWLILTIVRDRQAACQYQQMDFVMASIYVMFLMAVTLLLSSFSLCGKYKKWKKNGACVLVTISLSILIWAAWIVMYLYGNKELKKQPLWDDPSLSIALVSNGWVFLLFHAIPELHCSIVPSKQAPPDYFDAVQPRIRETNFEEELQLPRSYMENKAFSLDESGAAFKSGFRNGSLGHRPNIQLRSNVYQPTEMAVVLNGGNIPSAPPSYAGRHLW from the exons ATGAGACCGTTTCCAGCTGCATCCTTGGTCCTTCTCTTGGTGATTAGTTCCGGCTCCTCTCAGAACACCAGCAACCCGGTTCCACACCGAGGCTGTGGGTTACAGCTCCTGCCTCACTACGTGAACCTGTGCAGCCTGGATGTAATCTGGGGTATTGTTGTGGAGGCAGTGGCCGGCGCTGGAGTGCTTACTGCATTCCTCCTGATGCTGATTCTGTTGGTGAAGCTGCCGTTCATTAAAGACAAGGAGAAGAAGAGTCCTCTGGGAatccagttcctgttcctgtttggCACACTCGGCCTGTTTGGACTATCATTTGCATTTATTATCCCGGAGGATGGGAGAACGTGCCCCACCAGGAGGTTTTTGTGGGGAGTTCTGTTCGCCCTGTGCTTTTCCTGTCTCTTGGCTCAGGCCTGGAGGTTGCGCCAGTTGGTTTCCCATGGCCAAGGGCCATCAGGTTGGCTGTTGGCTGGGATCGCGGTCTGCCTGATGTTGGTGCAGGTGATCATTGCAGTGGAGTGGCTGATCCTGACTATTGTCCGGGACCGTCAGGCTGCCTGTCAATATCAGCAGATGGACTTTGTCATGGCATCGATTTACGTGATGTTCCTGATGGCTGTAACTCTCTTACTCTCCTCCTTTAGCTTGTGTGGAAAGTACAAGAAATGGAAAAAGAATGGAGCCTGTGTGCTGGTCACCATCAGCTTGTCCATCCTGATCTGGGCAGCGTGGATTGTCATGTATCTGTACGGCAACAAGGAGCTGAAGAAGCAGCCCCTGTGGGATGACCCGTCCCTCTCCATCGCGCTGGTTTCTAATGGCTGGGTATTTCTCCTGTTTCACGCTATCCCCGAGCTCCATTGCTCCATTGTCCCAAGCAAACAAGCCCCTCCTGACTACTTTGATGCCGTTCAGCCAAGAATCCGGGAGACTAACTTCGAAGAAGAATTGCAACTTCCACGCAGTTACATGGAAAATAAAGCCTTCTCTTTGGATGAGTCTGGGGCAG CTTTTAAATCAGGATTTCGCAATGGCAGTCTGGGTCATAGACCCAATATTCAACTTCGCAGTAATGTCTATCAACCCACTGAAATGGCAGTTGTTCTTAATGGTGGAAac ATACCATCAGCTCCTCCAAGCTATGCAGGAAGACACCTTTGGTGA
- the LOC140464737 gene encoding G-protein coupled receptor family C group 5 member B-like isoform X1, which produces MLYSAVISGANVYLFHPPPHCSFSLGIMRPFPAASLVLLLVISSGSSQNTSNPVPHRGCGLQLLPHYVNLCSLDVIWGIVVEAVAGAGVLTAFLLMLILLVKLPFIKDKEKKSPLGIQFLFLFGTLGLFGLSFAFIIPEDGRTCPTRRFLWGVLFALCFSCLLAQAWRLRQLVSHGQGPSGWLLAGIAVCLMLVQVIIAVEWLILTIVRDRQAACQYQQMDFVMASIYVMFLMAVTLLLSSFSLCGKYKKWKKNGACVLVTISLSILIWAAWIVMYLYGNKELKKQPLWDDPSLSIALVSNGWVFLLFHAIPELHCSIVPSKQAPPDYFDAVQPRIRETNFEEELQLPRSYMENKAFSLDESGAAFKSGFRNGSLGHRPNIQLRSNVYQPTEMAVVLNGGNIPSAPPSYAGRHLW; this is translated from the exons ATGCTGTACAGTGCAGTCATATCTGGAGCTAACGTGTATCTTTTTCATCCCCCACCCCATTGCAGCTTCTCTTTGGGCATCATGAGACCGTTTCCAGCTGCATCCTTGGTCCTTCTCTTGGTGATTAGTTCCGGCTCCTCTCAGAACACCAGCAACCCGGTTCCACACCGAGGCTGTGGGTTACAGCTCCTGCCTCACTACGTGAACCTGTGCAGCCTGGATGTAATCTGGGGTATTGTTGTGGAGGCAGTGGCCGGCGCTGGAGTGCTTACTGCATTCCTCCTGATGCTGATTCTGTTGGTGAAGCTGCCGTTCATTAAAGACAAGGAGAAGAAGAGTCCTCTGGGAatccagttcctgttcctgtttggCACACTCGGCCTGTTTGGACTATCATTTGCATTTATTATCCCGGAGGATGGGAGAACGTGCCCCACCAGGAGGTTTTTGTGGGGAGTTCTGTTCGCCCTGTGCTTTTCCTGTCTCTTGGCTCAGGCCTGGAGGTTGCGCCAGTTGGTTTCCCATGGCCAAGGGCCATCAGGTTGGCTGTTGGCTGGGATCGCGGTCTGCCTGATGTTGGTGCAGGTGATCATTGCAGTGGAGTGGCTGATCCTGACTATTGTCCGGGACCGTCAGGCTGCCTGTCAATATCAGCAGATGGACTTTGTCATGGCATCGATTTACGTGATGTTCCTGATGGCTGTAACTCTCTTACTCTCCTCCTTTAGCTTGTGTGGAAAGTACAAGAAATGGAAAAAGAATGGAGCCTGTGTGCTGGTCACCATCAGCTTGTCCATCCTGATCTGGGCAGCGTGGATTGTCATGTATCTGTACGGCAACAAGGAGCTGAAGAAGCAGCCCCTGTGGGATGACCCGTCCCTCTCCATCGCGCTGGTTTCTAATGGCTGGGTATTTCTCCTGTTTCACGCTATCCCCGAGCTCCATTGCTCCATTGTCCCAAGCAAACAAGCCCCTCCTGACTACTTTGATGCCGTTCAGCCAAGAATCCGGGAGACTAACTTCGAAGAAGAATTGCAACTTCCACGCAGTTACATGGAAAATAAAGCCTTCTCTTTGGATGAGTCTGGGGCAG CTTTTAAATCAGGATTTCGCAATGGCAGTCTGGGTCATAGACCCAATATTCAACTTCGCAGTAATGTCTATCAACCCACTGAAATGGCAGTTGTTCTTAATGGTGGAAac ATACCATCAGCTCCTCCAAGCTATGCAGGAAGACACCTTTGGTGA
- the LOC140464747 gene encoding G-protein coupled receptor family C group 5 member B-like — translation MRSPYQGFSLGIMRPFPAASLVLLLVISSGSSQNTSNPVPHRGCGLQLLPHYVNLCSLDVIWGIVVEAVAGAGVLTAFLLMLILLVKLPFIKDKEKKSPLGIQFLFLFGTLGLFGLSFAFIIPEDGRTCPTRRFLWGVLFALCFSCLLAQAWRLRQLVSHGQGPSGWLLAGIAVCLMLVQVIIAVEWLILTIVRDRQAACQYQQMDFVMASIYVMFLMAVTLLLSSFSLCGKYKKWKKNGACVLVTISLSILIWAAWIVMYLYGNKELKKQPLWDDPSLSIALVSNGWVFLLFHAIPELHCSIVPSKQAPPDYFDAVQPRIRETNFEEELQLPRSYMENKAFSLDESGAGKKNFCFGTFAKVFILVEH, via the exons ATGAGATCCCCATATCAAGG CTTCTCTTTGGGCATCATGAGACCGTTTCCAGCTGCATCCTTGGTCCTTCTCTTGGTGATTAGTTCCGGCTCCTCTCAGAACACCAGCAACCCGGTTCCACACCGAGGCTGTGGGTTACAGCTCCTGCCTCACTACGTGAACCTGTGCAGCCTGGATGTAATCTGGGGTATTGTTGTGGAGGCAGTGGCCGGCGCTGGAGTGCTTACTGCATTCCTCCTGATGCTGATTCTGTTGGTGAAGCTGCCGTTCATTAAAGACAAGGAGAAGAAGAGTCCTCTGGGAatccagttcctgttcctgtttggCACACTCGGCCTGTTTGGACTATCATTTGCATTTATTATCCCGGAGGATGGGAGAACGTGCCCCACCAGGAGGTTTTTGTGGGGAGTTCTGTTCGCCCTGTGCTTTTCCTGTCTCTTGGCTCAGGCCTGGAGGTTGCGCCAGTTGGTTTCCCATGGCCAAGGGCCATCAGGTTGGCTGTTGGCTGGGATCGCGGTCTGCCTGATGTTGGTGCAGGTGATCATTGCAGTGGAGTGGCTGATCCTGACTATTGTCCGGGACCGTCAGGCTGCCTGTCAATATCAGCAGATGGACTTTGTCATGGCATCGATTTACGTGATGTTCCTGATGGCTGTAACTCTCTTACTCTCCTCCTTTAGCTTGTGTGGAAAGTACAAGAAATGGAAAAAGAATGGAGCCTGTGTGCTGGTCACCATCAGCTTGTCCATCCTGATCTGGGCAGCGTGGATTGTCATGTATCTGTACGGCAACAAGGAGCTGAAGAAGCAGCCCCTGTGGGATGACCCGTCCCTCTCCATCGCGCTGGTTTCTAATGGCTGGGTATTTCTCCTGTTTCACGCTATCCCCGAGCTCCATTGCTCCATTGTCCCAAGCAAACAAGCCCCTCCTGACTACTTTGATGCCGTTCAGCCAAGAATCCGGGAGACTAACTTCGAAGAAGAATTGCAACTTCCACGCAGTTACATGGAAAATAAAGCCTTCTCTTTGGATGAGTCTGGGGCAGGTAAAAAAAACTTCTGCTTTGGTACTTTTGCCAAAGTTTTTATTCTTGTAGAACATTAA